The following proteins are co-located in the Candidatus Poribacteria bacterium genome:
- a CDS encoding ABC transporter permease: MPKSTLFFRKVKLKILEANIGLVYLFLYMPIFAVVVFSFNSGEQISVWEGFTFSWYARLFEDAALWRACRNSLMVAGVATVIATVIGTAAALAIERHRFRFRSALVRTLYLPIIIPDIVLAIALLTFYVQVRIPLGLITVIIAHAVFNIAYVTIVVRARLQGYDHTLEEAARDLGANEWQTFWRITLPLIAPGIIGGALLAFTLSIDDFVITFFTAGVGYTTLSVHIYSLLKFGITPKINAISTMLLANSIVFILLFLWFQGGATASEKQKT; the protein is encoded by the coding sequence ATGCCCAAATCCACATTGTTCTTCCGCAAGGTAAAATTAAAAATTCTTGAAGCCAACATCGGGTTGGTTTACCTCTTTTTATATATGCCGATCTTCGCGGTTGTGGTGTTCTCATTCAACAGTGGCGAACAGATATCAGTTTGGGAAGGCTTCACGTTCAGCTGGTATGCGAGACTATTTGAGGATGCAGCGTTGTGGCGGGCATGTCGTAATAGTTTGATGGTAGCGGGTGTTGCGACTGTTATAGCGACCGTTATCGGGACAGCGGCTGCACTCGCTATAGAGCGACACCGCTTCCGTTTCCGATCCGCACTTGTCCGAACACTTTACCTCCCAATCATTATTCCAGACATCGTGTTGGCGATTGCGTTATTAACCTTTTACGTGCAAGTCAGGATTCCACTCGGCTTAATCACTGTCATCATCGCACACGCTGTTTTCAACATCGCCTATGTTACGATTGTTGTGCGAGCGCGCTTGCAAGGCTACGATCACACCTTAGAAGAAGCAGCCCGCGACCTCGGTGCGAACGAATGGCAGACCTTTTGGCGGATAACACTCCCTCTGATCGCCCCCGGAATTATCGGAGGTGCATTGCTCGCCTTCACGCTCTCTATTGATGACTTCGTTATCACGTTCTTTACCGCTGGTGTGGGTTATACGACGCTCTCTGTGCATATCTATTCGCTACTGAAATTCGGGATTACACCGAAGATTAATGCCATCTCAACGATGTTGCTGGCGAACTCAATTGTATTTATCCTGTTATTCCTGTGGTTCCAAGGCGGTGCGACCGCTTCCGAAAAACAGAAGACATAA
- a CDS encoding DUF3696 domain-containing protein, producing the protein MITYIRMQNFKSWRDSGNVPLAPLTGFFGTNSSGKSSLLQMLLLLKQTAECSNIDKVIFWGDNTSLVNLGSFREVIHRHLFQSSLGFEFACKLTHPRPLYEIPEDGSPWQQTIDRFAFDSLIQVENGKLVVKKLMYGHSPKGVAEIVWEEGKASFPNQHINKYEMELETCYGILSQGTSETGKFLRKFSSAFEELFSHVYYLGPTRVHPRRLYHWEKTHPKEIDVWGNEAVDALLSARVRQLTTAHNGKKVSIEERISKWLQKMELAHSFSLAPQGSLDDNNYEICIQKTQNSSEVTLADMGHGVADLFPLLVHCCYVPEGSTLILEQPGIHLHPKAQADLADLLIEAITERNLQILIESHSEHLLTRLQLRIAEGKIPVSETALYFCENENGVSSIKPLDIDELGNIKNWPKNFFGDVRGDLVKMTREQTKRQKKAEG; encoded by the coding sequence ATGATTACATATATCAGGATGCAAAACTTCAAATCTTGGCGAGATAGCGGTAACGTACCACTTGCACCATTGACAGGATTTTTTGGTACGAACAGCTCTGGTAAGAGTAGCCTTCTACAGATGCTGCTGTTGCTCAAGCAGACAGCAGAATGTTCAAATATAGACAAGGTTATTTTTTGGGGTGATAACACCTCTCTTGTCAATCTGGGTAGTTTTCGTGAAGTGATACATCGTCACCTATTCCAATCAAGCCTTGGGTTTGAATTTGCATGCAAACTTACCCATCCCCGTCCCCTCTATGAAATTCCTGAAGACGGTTCTCCGTGGCAGCAGACTATAGATCGATTCGCCTTTGATAGTTTGATTCAAGTTGAAAATGGAAAATTAGTCGTAAAAAAACTCATGTACGGTCATAGCCCCAAAGGTGTTGCGGAAATAGTCTGGGAGGAAGGCAAGGCATCTTTCCCAAACCAGCACATAAACAAATACGAAATGGAACTGGAAACCTGTTACGGCATACTATCACAAGGAACAAGCGAAACCGGAAAGTTTTTAAGGAAGTTTTCATCGGCATTTGAAGAATTGTTTTCTCATGTGTACTATCTTGGTCCAACCCGTGTGCATCCACGCCGTCTCTATCATTGGGAAAAGACACATCCGAAAGAGATAGATGTGTGGGGGAATGAAGCCGTTGACGCGCTACTCTCAGCGCGCGTCAGACAATTAACAACCGCTCACAATGGAAAAAAGGTCTCAATTGAGGAACGGATATCTAAATGGCTCCAAAAGATGGAACTTGCTCACTCCTTTTCGCTTGCCCCGCAAGGCTCTTTAGATGATAACAATTACGAAATCTGCATCCAAAAAACCCAGAACAGCTCAGAAGTCACGTTGGCAGATATGGGACATGGAGTTGCCGATTTGTTTCCACTGCTGGTTCATTGTTGCTATGTTCCGGAGGGGTCAACTCTGATTTTAGAACAACCGGGTATTCATCTGCATCCAAAAGCACAAGCTGATCTCGCGGATCTGTTGATAGAAGCTATCACGGAACGTAACCTCCAGATTTTGATAGAAAGCCACAGCGAACATCTTTTGACACGCCTGCAACTGCGGATTGCAGAGGGAAAAATTCCTGTAAGTGAGACTGCGCTCTATTTCTGCGAAAATGAAAACGGGGTTTCCAGCATTAAACCATTGGACATTGATGAACTCGGTAACATAAAAAACTGGCCCAAAAACTTTTTCGGGGATGTGAGAGGAGATCTTGTTAAGATGACACGGGAACAAACGAAACGCCAAAAGAAAGCAGAGGGGTGA
- a CDS encoding ABC transporter permease, whose amino-acid sequence MRRNYHLLILLFPVVFWLVCFFLLPLVSVFIYSFIERGTYGGVRWNFTPENYQRLFDGLYLGILWRSVSTALVCTAICLLFGYPFAYYLARYKPKHRNVLLLLVVVPFWTNFLIRTYAWILILRTEGLLNSLFGAVVPNWSPLELLNTPLAVQIGLVYGYLPFMILPLYAALEQLDVSLLEAAQDLGASPRRAFWHITVPLSLPGILAGSMLVFIPTVGAFLTPDLLGGGKVSYIGNVIERQFKTARDWPFGSALSFMLMGIVLVGTVLYFRALQQNEGQPDSPP is encoded by the coding sequence ATGCGTCGTAACTACCACCTCCTTATCCTTCTTTTCCCCGTTGTATTCTGGCTTGTCTGTTTCTTTCTGCTTCCACTTGTATCCGTATTCATTTATAGCTTCATAGAGCGCGGCACTTATGGCGGGGTGCGGTGGAATTTCACACCGGAAAACTACCAACGCCTGTTCGATGGACTCTATCTCGGTATCCTCTGGCGTTCGGTATCAACAGCGTTGGTCTGCACCGCGATCTGTTTACTCTTTGGTTATCCCTTCGCTTATTATCTTGCACGCTACAAACCCAAACATAGAAATGTTTTGTTACTGCTCGTCGTCGTCCCGTTTTGGACGAACTTCCTCATACGGACCTACGCGTGGATACTGATATTGCGGACGGAAGGACTCCTGAACAGCCTCTTTGGAGCAGTCGTTCCGAATTGGAGTCCGTTAGAGCTCCTGAACACACCTCTCGCCGTGCAGATAGGACTTGTCTACGGATACCTACCCTTCATGATACTCCCACTGTATGCGGCTTTGGAGCAATTAGATGTGTCACTGTTAGAAGCCGCACAAGACTTAGGTGCGTCGCCGAGGCGCGCGTTCTGGCACATAACCGTGCCACTCAGTCTGCCCGGTATCCTCGCGGGATCCATGCTGGTCTTCATTCCAACCGTAGGTGCGTTTCTAACACCGGATCTCCTCGGTGGTGGAAAAGTGAGTTATATCGGGAACGTCATTGAGCGGCAATTCAAAACGGCACGAGATTGGCCCTTCGGCTCTGCACTCTCGTTCATGCTAATGGGCATCGTGCTGGTCGGGACTGTGCTATATTTCCGCGCGCTACAACAGAATGAGGGGCAACCTGACAGTCCCCCTTAG
- a CDS encoding VCBS repeat-containing protein, with amino-acid sequence MIFRFKSPDIRKHVKYILLLVWFFAVWTVNAQEMDSPQIIEEAIRHQNLGLAYLEESQPSKAVEAFTALIELLPTEAIGYGNLAVAHLRLQQADAAEEWVKRGIAVAPMDSQLHFILSEVYQLQGESELAVEAMKEAVRLAPDELEFRYKLVRHYIGQRNDPEAQQEMVRHLRELHARSPVNIVVLLKLTQGLLAQEKLKDAENLCQELMLLLGDIDPEKLKYLTQGITAIQQGDLKIAIRNMRIFENVQRASPRYQQGIGELVTDILGHPIETFSSGFKARIVAKQSTSMTVDFLDVTEQLGLGNVEGVPLRFTDVSLMDYDGDGDLDLYTTLTGMLFENTGEKFIAVQQVQEILEQQALQPHTAVLVDLNKDGVQEFLLQTREGITSLQMDVNGNWGTLPLVQLQKTIYETGLLLPVDYDHDGDLDLFSARTNLAMYRNNGIADAKGNLTFTDVSEQTFVATEEGDALVVRGAPIEALSADFDDDGDIDIFVTHEEMGCTLFDNLRQGRLRAISSETGIPQDVRYTAAAAGDYDNDGDFDLFLATADRLHLYRNRGDGSFIDAPNLEASALDLPVALLKNLDYDNDGVVDVWVSGQDGMFLFRNEGGGVFSEPYPLVGSITPTEGALLRNANAGTVGDYDNDGDLDLFFINTEGQLRVLQNDGGNQNNWIQVRLEGITAGNNKVNRDGIGSKLEVKVGDLYQLQYVTEQVSHFGLGAYDTADVVRVVWTNGVPQNVVTPQAKQRILEKQVLKGSCPFLYVYDGEDYQFITDLLWRAPLGLVTSMGFVAPDETKDFVKISGTQMQPKSGKYSIQITEELWETAYFDEVKLIAVDHPIGTDIFVNEQYTPPPFAAFKIYGVAEKRFPKSAVDHRGKDVSDALKAFDYGYAVEHAPGAYQGVVDPHAIVLDLGDVSNDTPLTLFLGGWIFPTDTSINVALFQNPAINPRFPSVAVKDKTGEWKTVIDMIGLPAGKNKTITVDLTGKFLSEDRRVRIETDMQIYWDTAFFTVGTQTVPMEVTTLNPDSADLHYRGFSEMYRPNPHAPHLFDYQKVTKAAQWRDLAGFYTRYGDVAPLLQEVDDMYVILNAGDEITVEFDASRLPTLKAGWVRDFILYSDGWDKDGDINTLTSQTVEPLPFHGMSAYPYPDDEHYPNDAAHRQYQLKYNTRRVEHRLPSLDDVIK; translated from the coding sequence ATGATATTTAGGTTTAAGTCTCCTGATATAAGAAAACACGTAAAGTACATACTACTCTTAGTATGGTTCTTTGCTGTCTGGACAGTAAATGCACAGGAGATGGACAGTCCGCAGATTATTGAAGAGGCAATACGGCATCAGAATTTGGGGTTGGCATATCTCGAAGAATCGCAGCCCTCGAAGGCGGTCGAGGCGTTTACAGCACTTATTGAACTGCTTCCCACTGAAGCAATTGGATATGGGAATCTTGCTGTCGCGCATCTGCGTCTACAGCAGGCAGATGCCGCTGAGGAATGGGTCAAGCGTGGAATCGCTGTCGCACCGATGGATAGCCAGTTACACTTCATCCTGTCTGAGGTCTATCAACTCCAAGGAGAGAGTGAGTTAGCGGTGGAGGCGATGAAGGAAGCCGTGCGGTTGGCACCCGATGAGTTGGAGTTTCGTTATAAGCTGGTTCGCCACTATATTGGGCAACGTAACGATCCAGAAGCACAACAGGAAATGGTTCGACATCTGCGGGAACTCCATGCACGTTCTCCGGTGAATATTGTCGTGCTATTGAAATTGACACAGGGTCTTTTGGCACAGGAGAAACTTAAGGATGCCGAAAATCTTTGTCAGGAATTGATGCTCCTTTTAGGCGATATTGACCCAGAAAAACTGAAGTATCTTACGCAAGGCATAACCGCGATACAGCAAGGCGACTTAAAAATTGCTATACGAAACATGCGAATTTTTGAGAATGTGCAACGGGCGAGTCCACGGTATCAGCAGGGGATCGGTGAGCTTGTTACCGATATTCTTGGACATCCGATAGAAACCTTTAGTTCAGGATTTAAGGCTCGGATTGTAGCCAAACAGAGCACATCGATGACAGTGGATTTTCTGGATGTTACCGAACAACTTGGACTCGGTAACGTCGAAGGTGTGCCTTTGCGTTTCACAGACGTTTCTCTGATGGACTACGATGGCGATGGAGACTTGGATCTCTATACAACACTCACAGGGATGCTCTTTGAAAATACGGGTGAGAAGTTTATCGCTGTCCAACAGGTTCAAGAGATACTGGAACAGCAGGCTTTACAACCGCACACCGCCGTGTTGGTAGATCTGAATAAAGATGGGGTACAAGAATTTTTACTGCAAACCCGCGAAGGTATAACATCCCTCCAAATGGATGTCAATGGGAACTGGGGGACATTACCCCTCGTTCAACTTCAGAAGACGATATACGAAACAGGTTTGCTGCTTCCTGTTGATTATGACCATGATGGTGACCTTGACCTTTTTTCGGCACGCACCAATCTCGCGATGTATCGGAATAACGGCATTGCCGATGCTAAGGGTAATTTAACGTTTACCGATGTGAGTGAGCAGACTTTTGTAGCAACTGAGGAAGGCGACGCGTTGGTAGTGCGAGGTGCCCCTATTGAAGCACTCTCCGCTGATTTTGATGATGACGGGGATATAGATATTTTTGTAACACATGAAGAAATGGGATGCACACTTTTTGACAATCTTCGTCAAGGAAGGCTCCGAGCGATTTCCAGTGAGACAGGAATCCCGCAAGATGTCCGTTATACTGCAGCTGCCGCTGGCGATTACGACAACGATGGCGACTTTGACCTCTTTTTGGCTACTGCAGATCGCCTCCACCTCTATCGTAATAGAGGAGATGGGAGTTTTATTGACGCACCGAATTTAGAAGCGAGTGCCCTTGACTTGCCGGTTGCTCTATTGAAAAATTTGGATTACGATAACGATGGAGTTGTTGATGTCTGGGTGAGTGGACAAGACGGAATGTTCCTATTTCGGAACGAGGGCGGGGGTGTGTTTAGTGAACCCTATCCGTTGGTAGGATCGATCACCCCTACGGAGGGAGCACTTCTCCGAAATGCAAATGCTGGCACTGTCGGAGATTATGACAACGATGGCGATCTCGATCTCTTTTTCATCAATACTGAGGGGCAACTGCGCGTATTGCAAAACGATGGTGGGAACCAAAACAACTGGATACAGGTGCGGTTGGAAGGTATTACTGCAGGAAACAACAAAGTTAATCGAGACGGCATCGGCTCGAAACTGGAAGTGAAGGTCGGAGATCTGTATCAACTCCAATATGTAACAGAGCAGGTATCCCATTTCGGATTGGGAGCTTATGACACAGCAGATGTCGTTCGTGTCGTTTGGACGAATGGCGTGCCGCAGAACGTCGTAACACCGCAGGCAAAGCAGCGAATTTTGGAAAAACAGGTCCTAAAAGGTTCATGTCCGTTTCTGTATGTTTACGACGGTGAAGACTATCAATTCATCACAGATCTGCTCTGGCGTGCCCCGTTGGGACTCGTTACGTCGATGGGGTTCGTCGCACCCGATGAAACAAAGGATTTCGTAAAAATATCGGGAACACAAATGCAACCGAAGTCCGGAAAATATTCCATCCAGATTACGGAGGAGTTGTGGGAAACCGCCTATTTTGATGAGGTTAAGCTGATAGCGGTAGATCACCCGATAGGTACTGATATTTTCGTGAATGAACAGTATACGCCACCACCCTTTGCAGCGTTCAAAATCTATGGTGTTGCAGAAAAACGGTTCCCGAAATCCGCTGTCGATCATCGTGGTAAAGATGTATCCGATGCTTTAAAGGCGTTTGATTACGGCTACGCCGTTGAACATGCCCCCGGTGCCTATCAAGGTGTTGTGGACCCGCACGCCATTGTTCTCGATCTCGGTGATGTTTCCAACGACACACCTCTGACGCTTTTCCTTGGTGGATGGATCTTCCCGACGGATACCAGCATCAATGTTGCCCTATTCCAGAATCCAGCAATCAATCCTCGTTTTCCTTCGGTCGCTGTGAAAGATAAGACTGGTGAATGGAAAACCGTAATTGATATGATTGGACTCCCCGCCGGGAAAAATAAGACGATTACCGTTGACCTGACGGGTAAATTTCTGTCGGAGGATCGGCGGGTTCGGATTGAAACAGATATGCAGATTTATTGGGACACGGCGTTTTTCACTGTCGGCACGCAGACAGTCCCGATGGAAGTGACGACGTTGAACCCGGATAGCGCAGATTTACACTACCGAGGCTTTTCTGAGATGTATCGTCCGAACCCACATGCCCCGCACCTGTTTGATTACCAAAAGGTTACGAAGGCTGCACAGTGGCGAGACTTAGCGGGGTTTTACACCCGTTACGGCGATGTTGCTCCGTTATTGCAGGAGGTCGACGACATGTATGTTATCCTCAATGCGGGGGACGAGATCACAGTGGAATTTGATGCCTCACGCTTACCGACATTGAAAGCAGGATGGGTGCGTGATTTTATCCTTTACAGCGACGGATGGGACAAGGATGGCGACATCAATACGCTCACATCGCAAACTGTTGAACCGCTACCGTTTCATGGAATGTCCGCGTATCCGTATCCAGATGACGAACACTATCCCAATGATGCAGCACATCGGCAGTATCAACTTAAATACAACACGCGGCGTGTTGAACATCGATTACCGTCATTAGATGATGTAATAAAATAA